The genomic window GAAAACCGATCAGAACGCGGCGTCCTCGACGCTCAGTCCTTTCGCTTCACGACGTCGCCGAGCGTGTACTCGCCGGCGTCGCCGCCGCCCTCCCACTCGGCGTCCTCGTCAGTGCCCGCGCTGCCGGACAGCGAGATATCGAAGTGACGCTCGAGTTTGGACTGGACCTCGTCGCTAGGGAGCGTCTCACCCCGCTCGAGTTTGCGGATCAGGCTCGCCTTCTCGTTGAGTTCGTTCGCGAGGTCGGCCTGGGAGAGCCCCTCGTCCTCGCGAGCGGACCGAATCCGGTCGTCGTAGTCGGTGGCGATTTCGTCCATGTCGTCGAACATGTCCGAGCGGCGCTGGCTGGAGCCGCCACCGCCGGAACTACGACCGGACCCGCTCGAACTGCTCCCGCCGCCACCACTGCTCCCGCTCGAGCCACTGCTGCTCGTTGAGTACTTGGTGGACGTGGAGCTACTCGCGTCCTGGTCGCGGACCTCGGTCCCGAAGTCCGTACAGTCCGAACAGACCTCGAGTTCGGCGCCCTCGACCTTGATAGTCTTCGGCGACGACGTACTGGCGCCGCACATCTCACACCGAACCATGCCCCGCTCTTGCACAGGGGCGTGCATAAATGATGCGACCGGGGCGGATTTCGGGGACGGCGACGGGATTGTGGGCCGTCGACCAGTGTACGCGTCGTTGGACGCTGCTCAGGCGACGGCGAACAGCAACAATGCGTTCGTTCCTGCAGCGGCGAGCCAGGGCACCGCGATACCGAGCGGGATCGCCACGCGAAACCCGGGCGCGGCGATCCGTCCACCGACCGCGAGCGCGAGGACGCCGACTTTGACGCCGA from Salinarchaeum sp. Harcht-Bsk1 includes these protein-coding regions:
- a CDS encoding multiprotein bridging factor aMBF1, whose product is MVRCEMCGASTSSPKTIKVEGAELEVCSDCTDFGTEVRDQDASSSTSTKYSTSSSGSSGSSGGGGSSSSGSGRSSGGGGSSQRRSDMFDDMDEIATDYDDRIRSAREDEGLSQADLANELNEKASLIRKLERGETLPSDEVQSKLERHFDISLSGSAGTDEDAEWEGGGDAGEYTLGDVVKRKD